A section of the Pseudomonas fluorescens genome encodes:
- a CDS encoding LysR family transcriptional regulator, whose translation MLRSHLPLNALRAFEASARHLSFTRAAIELCVTQAAVSHQVKSLEAQLNVILFKRLPRGLMLTREGETLLPVLRESFDRITQTLGQFQAGHYREVLTVGAVGTFAVGWLLPRLADFQGRYPFIDLRLSTHNNRVDVAAEGLDYAIRFGAGAWHGTQACQLLEAPLTVLCVPAIARLLHAPGDVLKHTLLRSYRMDEWSQWFQAAGLPADTLVPRSIVFDSSLAMMEAALQGNGVALAPAQMFSRQLAQDAIRQPFDTGITTGSYWLTRLQSRAETQAMLAFKHWLLEQSKPPL comes from the coding sequence ATGTTGCGTTCCCATTTGCCCCTTAACGCACTGCGTGCGTTTGAAGCCTCTGCCCGGCACTTGAGCTTTACTCGGGCGGCCATCGAACTGTGCGTGACCCAGGCGGCGGTCAGCCATCAGGTCAAGAGCCTGGAGGCACAACTCAACGTGATCCTGTTCAAACGCCTGCCCCGTGGCTTGATGCTGACCCGCGAGGGGGAGACGCTGTTGCCGGTCCTGCGCGAGTCCTTCGACCGTATCACCCAGACCCTCGGCCAGTTCCAGGCCGGGCACTACCGCGAAGTGCTGACAGTGGGAGCGGTGGGGACATTTGCGGTGGGCTGGCTGTTGCCGCGCCTGGCGGATTTCCAGGGGCGCTACCCGTTTATCGACCTGCGCTTGTCGACCCACAACAACCGCGTCGATGTCGCCGCCGAAGGCCTGGATTATGCGATCCGTTTCGGTGCCGGTGCATGGCACGGCACCCAGGCCTGCCAATTGCTGGAAGCACCGCTGACGGTGTTGTGCGTACCGGCGATTGCGCGGTTACTGCACGCGCCGGGGGATGTGTTGAAACACACCTTATTGCGCTCCTATCGCATGGATGAATGGAGCCAGTGGTTCCAGGCCGCGGGGTTGCCCGCCGATACACTCGTGCCGCGCAGCATTGTGTTCGACTCGTCCCTGGCGATGATGGAGGCGGCGCTGCAAGGCAATGGCGTGGCCCTGGCCCCGGCGCAGATGTTCTCGCGGCAGTTGGCCCAGGACGCGATCCGCCAGCCGTTCGATACGGGCATCACCACCGGCAGTTATTGGCTGACACGCCTGCAATCGCGCGCCGAGACCCAGGCGATGCTGGCGTTCAAGCACTGGCTGCTGGAACAGTCCAAGCCCCCCCTGTAG